A window of Poecilia reticulata strain Guanapo linkage group LG7, Guppy_female_1.0+MT, whole genome shotgun sequence genomic DNA:
AGAGCAGGAATCAGGCCATGGCGACGCAGTGGGACATTTTGTTTATATCCTCTGCACATGCTCACACATGTAGAGCTGCCCATACAGAGTTCAGTTGTTGTTAACTTGGTCAATAATTATCTCAGGCTCTGAGGAAATCATTGTCTCCAATATTGCCGACATTTTAATCATTCAGTGTACAGAGTTGCATAAAATTATTCCAATTAGAAATCTTCTCTAATCTGAGAAGATTAGAGAAGCTGCTACCTTGAGTCAAAGCTAGCAGCCTATAGAAAGAGTAAAGGAAATTCTCTACCAAGGACTGAATATGGTCCTTGATTtaaagtgtaaagaaaaaatttttttaaagttgtttataaaaacatcacCTTACAAAACCTCAAATCTGACAAACAATATTAAATTTACTCAATAAATTAATGCACCTCTCTCCTGGCACCCCGTCCCTACCTCCTACAGCACTCTACACCTCCCCTTTTCTGCTTCTATGCAAATCTGTTCACCACCCACTATAAATACATCCATTCTGACTACATCTCCTCCACTTTAACCAAGAGATCATCGTCACTTCTTGATTCCCCCCCTTGCCCTGTTTTAACTTTCTGACGACAATGTTCTCCCAGTTAGCTTCTTTGCTCCTTCTCCTCATACTTGCTGGGTCCAGCAAACCGGTGAGTCTACGCAGAGGTCAAGCACAGCTGGACGGACATATCAGGACAGAAGACGTGCTTCAATCTGTGTTTAAGGACAAGGGCAGAGACCTGACAAGTGTGGACAGCAGGAAAGAAGATGTATTTGGAGATTCTCCTTCTTCAAAGCAAGGAATCGCAGCGTCAGCAGAAGACGGAGAAGCGTGGGGAGAGCCTGGAGCTCCGTCTAACTTCAGATCCACACACTTAATAAGCGACGGTAAACTGTGGGATCCCCGCTTCTCTTCTCGATGTGTGCCAATCCCTTCCAGCATGGCTTTGTGCTACAACATTGGCTATGACACAATGCGCATCCCGAACCTCCTAGGCCATGATTCCCCAGCTGAGGCTGTCCAGCAGAGCGCCAGCTGGCTGCCACTGTTGGCCAGAGAGTGCCATCCAGACGCTCGCATTTTCCTCTGCTCTCTTTTTGCTCCGATCTGCCTAGACAGGTatgttttgtttccacaaaGTAGAATAgaatgtgtcaaaaaaaaaaaaaaaaaactgacccaAAAGACTGCGGCGttcttatttttgtaaatcGCACCTTAGAATAAGAGTTTCTAGAGGGAAAACAAAGGACGAGAAAGAACACTTTTTTTCAACCGACACAGACAGGGGTCATCAACAGATAACACAATTCAGAAATTATGCTAATTGGTGctaatctcagaaaaaaatgctcTGGTTTCACACAGAAAGTTTAGTTAATCACAGGACAATCATCTCCTTTTTATCACATTAGCACATTTTAGCTGGGTGGTGTGTATTtctaaatctatttaaaatctTTCTTCTAATCACTGCTGTCCATTTCCCTCTCCGTGCCGTCTTCAACAGGTTTATCTCCCCCTGCAGAAGTTTGTGTGAATCTGTGCGGGACAGCTGTGCGCCAATCATGAGTTGCTATGGCTACCCCTGGCCTGAAATCCTGCGGTGTGACCAGTATCCTGCAGACCACCTCGTGTGCATCTCCTCCATCACCAATGCAACTGCTTACACGGGGGCGCGCGGAGGTGAGCGACCGCACACGTGTGATTGAGTCGACTTCATTAAACCAATTATTCAATTTTTGGTTTAACGGTTTCAGTGCCTCAGGCAAGCTGTCGGGACTGTGAGCTGGAGGAGGCATCCTCCCCAAAAGAGACACTGGAGACCTTCTGTAGGAGTGATTTTGGTGAGTGTCAACATGTCTCCTCCAACAAAAACACTCTGCTTCTTCtattgaaaacaaaagtcaatATTGCATTTCTGTTCATCTATTATCCTCCCAGTTGTGAAGCTGCGTCTGACGAGGCTTAGGTATAGTCCAGTAAGTCTATCTCAGTTCTCCTTGGCTGCCAAGCTGGACGTCTTAAAGCGCGGGTCTCTGCTAGGTGGGCAGATTCGCTCACGCATTGAACTGTGGCTAGAGAGAGATGCCACATGCGTTCGGAACATGACCCGACAGCATCCAAGAGGCGGCACCTTCCTAGTAACCGGGACAGTCCAGGGGGAGCGCCTGGTGGTCAATAAGGCTTACGCTTGGCAAAGACAAGACAGAAGCCTCACTGCAGCTGTGCGCAAGTGGAAAAGTCACAGGTGCAGGAACTAACATCTTGCAGACTCTTAGAACATTCTGAGTGTGAGATCAACCGCCCTGGGCGGATAGAGTTTAGAAGCTTGCCATAAAGCTacagctttaaatatttgtccgactttttaaaaggaatttaaaGAAGCTTAGGACTGAAAAAGATAGTTACGGTACATTCAGGATTGAGAAACTGTCACTATGAAAGCTGAGCATAAAAGATGATGGGAAGATgataggaaataaaatgtaaatactgtgTTTATAAACTTGAACTTAATGTTGCTGgtttatatatttctaattCATTTTCTTATTGAGTTTTCTTTCTATCTAAATCTGCTTATtgtattttctaattaataatGGTGAAGCAAAAATTCTATCCGTTTCAttctttttgtatatatttctGAAGGTTGTTGttgaattatgaaaaaaatgcaacctgtgtgtttttggaataaattttgttaaataaatattgcagcATCGTTTCTcccactttaattttgttttccccatttttgacaaaataaaccatatttctaaaaaaaacgtCAGGTTTACTTATGGGGAAATGCAGTTACATCTGAAACGTAACttccacataattttttttctgagcctAACAGCACTTCATGTCTATTATAATTTGGATGGTCACTGCCTTCTTAGTATTAAACATAGAACAACTTTTCTTAAAATCCTGTTTAGGGATCTACAAAAGTGgcacatttaattattttctgttctattttattgttatttggGGGAAA
This region includes:
- the LOC103467455 gene encoding secreted frizzled-related protein 5, with protein sequence MFSQLASLLLLLILAGSSKPVSLRRGQAQLDGHIRTEDVLQSVFKDKGRDLTSVDSRKEDVFGDSPSSKQGIAASAEDGEAWGEPGAPSNFRSTHLISDGKLWDPRFSSRCVPIPSSMALCYNIGYDTMRIPNLLGHDSPAEAVQQSASWLPLLARECHPDARIFLCSLFAPICLDRFISPCRSLCESVRDSCAPIMSCYGYPWPEILRCDQYPADHLVCISSITNATAYTGARGVPQASCRDCELEEASSPKETLETFCRSDFVVKLRLTRLRYSPVSLSQFSLAAKLDVLKRGSLLGGQIRSRIELWLERDATCVRNMTRQHPRGGTFLVTGTVQGERLVVNKAYAWQRQDRSLTAAVRKWKSHRCRN